The following are encoded in a window of Paenibacillus polymyxa genomic DNA:
- a CDS encoding L-cystine transporter has translation MDTFFIILNVIVLLLLLGVLVWMQKKHISFTKRVFAGLGFGLIYGAILQYAYGAGSEVITKSVDWFNLAGNGYVRLLQMVVIPLIMVSIISAIMNLKGRQNLGKISVSIIAVLLITTAIAASVSIVTSLSFDLKAIEIQGGEKEQAQGLKMEERLGTVQDMTIPQQVLEFIPSNPFEDMTGARRTSTLAVVIFSAFIGVAVLGLDRKKPEQAQTFRKVIDAVYAVVMRIVTLVLRLTPYGILALITKVVATTNPDEILKLIKFVLASYVALLVMFIIHLILLALFGYNPVTYVKKVLPTLVFAFTSRSSAATIPLNVETQTKKLGVSDGIANLSATLGATIGQNGCAGIYPAMLAVMIAPTVGIDPTSWDFILTLILVVTVSSFGVAGVGGGATFASLIVLSTMNLPVALAGLLISVEPLIDMGRTALNVNDSITAGLISGKVLKENDQDVFNNHGMDLDATAHS, from the coding sequence ATGGATACCTTCTTTATTATTTTAAATGTAATCGTGCTGCTTTTGCTGCTAGGCGTATTGGTCTGGATGCAGAAAAAGCACATCTCCTTTACAAAAAGGGTATTTGCCGGACTTGGCTTCGGACTGATCTACGGGGCTATTCTACAATATGCTTATGGTGCAGGCTCAGAGGTCATTACAAAATCGGTTGATTGGTTCAACCTCGCAGGTAACGGTTATGTCCGTTTGCTGCAAATGGTCGTTATTCCGCTTATCATGGTGTCGATTATTTCGGCTATTATGAATTTGAAGGGAAGACAGAACCTTGGCAAAATCAGCGTGTCCATTATTGCAGTACTACTGATTACAACGGCAATTGCTGCTTCAGTTAGTATTGTAACCAGCCTGTCGTTTGACCTAAAGGCAATTGAGATTCAAGGTGGGGAAAAGGAACAAGCACAGGGCTTGAAGATGGAAGAGCGCCTTGGAACAGTTCAGGACATGACCATTCCACAGCAGGTGCTGGAATTTATTCCTTCAAATCCTTTTGAGGATATGACGGGAGCACGTCGTACGTCGACGCTGGCGGTGGTTATTTTCTCGGCTTTTATCGGGGTGGCTGTACTCGGATTGGATCGTAAAAAACCGGAACAGGCGCAAACCTTCCGTAAAGTGATTGATGCAGTGTACGCTGTAGTGATGCGAATTGTAACTCTGGTGCTGAGATTGACTCCTTACGGTATTTTAGCACTGATCACTAAAGTAGTAGCTACGACCAATCCAGATGAAATTTTGAAGCTAATCAAGTTTGTGCTCGCTTCTTATGTGGCTCTGTTGGTCATGTTTATCATTCATCTTATTTTGCTGGCCTTGTTCGGCTACAATCCGGTGACGTATGTGAAAAAGGTATTGCCTACACTGGTTTTTGCTTTTACTTCTCGTTCCAGTGCGGCGACCATTCCGTTAAATGTTGAAACACAAACGAAAAAGCTTGGTGTGTCCGACGGCATCGCGAATCTGTCTGCGACCTTGGGAGCGACTATTGGGCAAAACGGCTGTGCTGGTATTTATCCGGCAATGCTGGCGGTTATGATTGCTCCAACCGTGGGTATTGATCCAACGAGCTGGGATTTTATCCTCACGCTGATTCTGGTCGTTACGGTCAGCTCGTTCGGCGTGGCGGGTGTAGGCGGTGGTGCCACTTTCGCTTCCCTGATCGTGCTTTCCACCATGAATCTTCCAGTGGCATTGGCAGGATTGCTCATCTCAGTCGAACCGTTGATTGATATGGGACGCACAGCGTTAAATGTCAATGATTCTATTACTGCAGGTCTCATTTCAGGCAAGGTGCTCAAGGAGAACGATCAAGACGTATTCAATAATCATGGTATGGATTTGGATGCAACGGCACACTCTTAA
- a CDS encoding queuosine precursor transporter, whose amino-acid sequence MFNLLWGAAFVLVNFMFFLLCFRLFGKKGLYAWIGVATVLANIQVTKTIDLVGITTTLGNTMYVSMYMASDLLNEKYGPKEARKAVWFGFFTLIMTTITMQMVLQFQPTATDFAQTPMQQLFGLLPRLALASLTAYAVSQLLDVRLYAWIRKFFPERHQLWIRGNGSTMISSFIDTLIFCTIAFYGYAWGIWLEILFTTYILKFVLTAAGTPILYIARNFRFIEEEGQTLKP is encoded by the coding sequence ATGTTTAATCTGTTATGGGGGGCAGCTTTTGTCCTCGTCAATTTTATGTTCTTTTTGTTATGTTTTCGGTTGTTCGGTAAAAAAGGGCTGTACGCCTGGATTGGTGTTGCTACTGTACTAGCCAACATTCAGGTAACCAAAACGATTGATCTGGTCGGCATTACCACGACATTGGGAAATACGATGTATGTTTCTATGTATATGGCCAGCGACTTACTGAATGAAAAATATGGGCCTAAAGAAGCGCGTAAAGCTGTGTGGTTCGGCTTTTTCACTCTGATTATGACGACGATAACGATGCAGATGGTGCTGCAGTTCCAGCCTACTGCAACGGATTTTGCCCAGACACCGATGCAACAGCTGTTCGGATTGTTGCCAAGACTTGCGCTTGCCAGCTTGACAGCCTATGCGGTCAGTCAATTGCTGGACGTGCGTCTGTACGCCTGGATTCGCAAGTTCTTCCCGGAACGTCATCAGCTCTGGATTCGCGGCAATGGCAGCACGATGATCAGCTCGTTTATAGATACGCTCATTTTCTGTACTATTGCCTTTTACGGTTATGCGTGGGGGATATGGCTCGAGATATTATTCACCACCTACATCTTAAAATTTGTACTGACCGCGGCGGGTACACCCATTTTGTACATCGCACGCAATTTCCGCTTTATAGAAGAGGAGGGGCAAACCCTCAAGCCATGA
- a CDS encoding M24 family metallopeptidase, whose amino-acid sequence MNDKITRLYDELKSQSWDGLLVTDPKHIYYLTGFASDPHERFLGLVLLRDQEPELIVPALDAEAAQAASSVTRISTHTDTDNPYDLLRQCTGTGVKTFALEKEHVSVLRYEQLHTAIGAAQYVDLGPVLQEMRVRKTPEEVQRLKHAARLVEDALRHGLTHVREGVTEVELVAEIEYQMKKIGADGPSFDTTVLSGPKTALPHGVPGTRKLQHGDLLMFDMGVYSDGYASDITRTFAFGKLSAELETIYNTVLRSNEAGIAAIRPGVSCASVDQAARAVVEAAGYGPAFNHRVGHGLGMSVHEYPSVHGGNSDLLHEGFVFTIEPGIYVPGLGGVRIEDDVLVTSNGVEVLTSFPKELTVLG is encoded by the coding sequence ATGAATGATAAAATTACAAGATTATATGATGAATTGAAATCACAATCTTGGGATGGCCTGCTTGTGACCGATCCCAAACATATTTACTACCTGACGGGCTTTGCTAGTGATCCGCATGAGCGTTTTCTTGGTCTCGTGCTGCTTCGAGACCAAGAACCAGAACTGATCGTACCCGCTCTGGATGCAGAAGCCGCCCAAGCTGCTTCTTCTGTGACTCGTATATCCACCCACACCGATACGGACAATCCATATGATCTGTTGCGTCAATGTACAGGCACCGGAGTGAAAACATTCGCGCTGGAAAAGGAGCACGTCTCCGTCCTCCGTTATGAACAGTTACATACTGCTATTGGCGCGGCTCAATATGTGGATCTGGGTCCTGTGCTTCAAGAAATGCGTGTGAGAAAAACTCCTGAGGAAGTACAACGTCTGAAACATGCAGCTCGTTTGGTGGAAGATGCTCTTCGCCACGGCCTCACCCATGTGCGCGAAGGAGTGACGGAAGTCGAGCTGGTGGCCGAAATCGAATATCAGATGAAAAAAATCGGCGCAGATGGCCCGTCCTTTGACACAACAGTGCTGTCTGGACCCAAAACAGCCTTGCCTCATGGTGTTCCAGGCACCCGCAAGCTACAGCATGGCGATCTGCTCATGTTTGATATGGGCGTATATTCCGATGGCTATGCTTCGGATATTACGCGTACTTTTGCTTTTGGAAAGCTGTCGGCTGAGCTGGAAACGATTTACAATACGGTTCTTCGCTCCAACGAAGCGGGAATTGCCGCCATTCGCCCGGGAGTTTCCTGCGCATCCGTAGATCAGGCAGCACGGGCTGTTGTTGAAGCCGCTGGATACGGCCCTGCCTTTAACCATCGAGTTGGACACGGCCTTGGTATGAGTGTTCACGAATATCCATCTGTACACGGAGGCAATAGCGATCTGCTTCATGAAGGCTTCGTGTTCACCATCGAACCCGGCATCTATGTGCCAGGCCTCGGCGGTGTGCGGATTGAAGATGACGTTTTGGTCACCTCTAATGGTGTTGAAGTGCTTACCTCTTTTCCAAAAGAACTGACAGTGCTCGGATAA
- a CDS encoding MBL fold metallo-hydrolase has protein sequence MNIGTQLLILEIPMESFFGKTTIYPVLLKDEDGLTLIDTGMLGQFEPLRKAISDVGEDISRVKRIILTHQDIDHIGNVHALLDLLPNTALLAHKDDVPYMTGERPFVKLTSERIKQMDTVFKQQAEDMIRRLPDLRFAHILEDGEHLPYGGGIQIIHTPGHTPGHISLYVPAQKLLLAADELLVVEGELVGPAESATPDMPLALKSLEKLTVLDVEKVICFHGGYYDQNVQARLQTLSQARE, from the coding sequence ATGAATATTGGAACTCAACTCTTGATTTTGGAAATACCTATGGAATCTTTTTTTGGAAAAACGACTATTTATCCTGTACTGCTCAAGGACGAGGATGGACTTACACTGATTGACACGGGAATGCTCGGCCAATTTGAGCCATTACGCAAGGCTATCTCAGATGTGGGTGAGGATATCAGCCGCGTGAAAAGAATTATTTTAACACATCAGGATATTGACCATATCGGAAATGTTCATGCACTGCTGGATCTGCTGCCGAATACTGCCCTGTTAGCCCATAAGGATGACGTTCCTTACATGACAGGAGAGCGACCGTTTGTGAAGCTGACGTCGGAACGGATTAAACAAATGGATACTGTGTTCAAGCAGCAAGCAGAGGATATGATTCGCCGCCTGCCAGATTTGCGCTTTGCTCATATTCTTGAGGACGGTGAGCATCTGCCTTATGGTGGGGGCATACAGATTATTCATACACCCGGTCACACGCCCGGGCATATCAGCTTGTATGTGCCCGCACAAAAGCTACTATTGGCGGCAGATGAACTGCTGGTAGTCGAAGGTGAACTGGTCGGTCCCGCTGAGTCGGCTACGCCGGATATGCCATTGGCTCTGAAGAGCCTCGAAAAGCTGACGGTATTGGATGTTGAAAAGGTAATCTGCTTCCATGGCGGCTACTATGATCAGAACGTACAAGCACGTCTGCAAACATTAAGTCAAGCAAGAGAGTAA
- a CDS encoding GNAT family N-acetyltransferase, with translation MNQDQSFSIEFACREDLPDIVDIYNSTIAGRMVTADLEPVTVESRIPWFEAHQENHRPLWVLKQKGTIAGWASLQSFYGRPAYNGTAEISIYVHEDSRGTGTGSRLVQHLLNECPRLGITTLLGFVFGHNEPSIGLLRKFGFEQWGYYPRVAVLDSIERDLAILGKRVDE, from the coding sequence ATGAATCAGGACCAATCTTTTTCCATTGAATTTGCGTGCAGAGAGGATCTTCCCGATATTGTGGATATTTATAATTCTACGATTGCAGGACGAATGGTCACCGCAGATCTGGAACCGGTGACAGTGGAGAGCCGCATTCCATGGTTTGAGGCTCATCAGGAGAACCACCGCCCTTTGTGGGTTTTAAAGCAAAAGGGGACCATTGCCGGTTGGGCCAGCCTTCAGTCCTTTTATGGGCGTCCAGCTTATAACGGTACAGCAGAAATTAGCATTTACGTCCATGAGGATTCTCGTGGAACCGGAACAGGAAGTCGACTGGTACAGCATTTGCTAAATGAATGTCCGAGACTGGGGATTACAACGTTGTTGGGATTTGTTTTTGGTCATAATGAGCCAAGTATTGGGCTGCTGCGGAAGTTTGGTTTTGAGCAATGGGGGTACTATCCGCGTGTAGCTGTGCTGGACAGCATAGAGCGAGATTTGGCGATATTGGGCAAGCGAGTGGATGAATAA